The following coding sequences are from one Novosphingobium sp. KACC 22771 window:
- a CDS encoding MFS transporter, translating into MTAAAPLPLSAAAPETPALPGHGHRVAIFVLLLACEFFYGWAWNTVDVLRPFIRQSLGLSLIQAGSAYSAQGAGALVGAVIIGQLADRFGRRKMLTMLVIGFGAMLLMGTVVGSYLQLLAQRFLLGLFAGASFPVSVGIYINLFDPAQRGRLAGMMNACFSFSIVALGLAMGAVAPADWKLLLWFGGIPALVLGCVAYGMIPAGSLVDIAAKPAKRLPVAELFEPAVRRQTLMLATMTGLNFFGYAAFSGWLTTYLTGERHLSPAVAGELLAWQFAGNIAGGFFWGWAADRFGRRFNALGFLIASAAIIAYLTVPSHLPLLRGLGLIYGAALCSSVIWGAWMAELYPPHLQSTAASIFNWGRIISFFAPIITAAIAQRASMMAAMSLAAVSFTLAAIIWRQQRETLKPDHAAQQ; encoded by the coding sequence ATGACTGCCGCCGCCCCCCTGCCTTTGTCGGCCGCTGCGCCGGAAACGCCCGCCCTGCCGGGCCATGGCCACCGTGTTGCCATCTTCGTTCTGCTGCTGGCCTGCGAATTCTTTTACGGCTGGGCGTGGAATACGGTCGATGTGCTGCGGCCCTTTATCCGGCAATCCCTGGGCCTTTCGCTCATTCAGGCGGGCTCGGCCTACTCGGCGCAAGGGGCGGGTGCCTTGGTAGGGGCGGTGATCATCGGGCAATTGGCCGACCGTTTCGGGCGGCGCAAAATGCTGACCATGCTGGTGATCGGTTTTGGCGCGATGCTGCTGATGGGCACAGTGGTGGGCAGCTATCTCCAGCTTCTGGCCCAACGCTTCTTGCTGGGCCTGTTTGCCGGTGCCAGTTTTCCCGTCAGCGTGGGCATCTATATCAACCTGTTCGACCCGGCCCAGCGGGGCAGGCTGGCCGGTATGATGAACGCCTGTTTCAGCTTTTCCATCGTCGCGCTGGGGCTGGCGATGGGGGCGGTGGCGCCGGCCGACTGGAAACTGCTGCTGTGGTTTGGCGGCATACCGGCGCTGGTGCTGGGCTGTGTCGCCTATGGGATGATCCCGGCCGGATCGCTGGTTGATATTGCCGCCAAACCGGCCAAGCGCCTGCCGGTGGCCGAATTGTTCGAACCGGCTGTGCGGCGCCAGACGCTGATGCTGGCCACGATGACCGGCCTCAACTTCTTTGGCTATGCCGCCTTCAGCGGCTGGTTGACCACCTATCTCACCGGAGAGCGCCATCTTTCTCCCGCGGTGGCGGGCGAATTGCTGGCGTGGCAATTTGCGGGCAATATTGCGGGCGGCTTTTTCTGGGGCTGGGCGGCGGACCGGTTTGGACGGCGGTTCAATGCCTTGGGCTTCCTGATCGCCTCGGCGGCCATCATTGCCTATCTGACCGTCCCGTCCCATCTGCCGCTGCTGCGCGGGCTGGGCCTGATTTATGGCGCGGCGCTGTGTTCCAGCGTGATCTGGGGCGCATGGATGGCCGAGCTTTATCCCCCCCATCTGCAATCGACCGCCGCCTCCATCTTCAACTGGGGCCGCATCATCAGTTTCTTTGCCCCCATCATCACCGCCGCCATCGCCCAGCGGGCCAGCATGATGGCCGCCATGAGCCTGGCCGCCGTGTCCTTCACGCTGGCCGCGATCATCTGGCGCCAACAGCGCGAGACCTTGAAGCCGGACCACGCGGCCCAGCAATAG
- a CDS encoding alpha/beta fold hydrolase, with the protein MPLVMLPGTLCDRRVFAPMLACLAQAQPALAQNTSIIHADMTSHANAHALARHLLDSAPPRFIAVGFSLGAIVALEMALIAPDRVAGMVLLAGNARDVPVSDHASRRAMAAIAPDHLIRDTLWLRYTAPARRHDDALRTLVMDMAMEAPLQTLARQTELALTRSDKRPHLGTMTMPALVLGGAWDAVAPPALQEELAKGLPRATWRMAPEAGHFLPLECPDFCASALAEWLASTFALS; encoded by the coding sequence ATGCCGCTCGTCATGCTGCCGGGCACCCTATGCGACCGGCGGGTGTTCGCCCCGATGCTTGCCTGTCTTGCCCAGGCTCAACCTGCGCTGGCCCAAAACACGTCGATCATACACGCCGATATGACGAGTCACGCAAACGCCCATGCTTTGGCAAGGCATCTGCTCGATTCGGCTCCGCCTCGCTTTATCGCGGTCGGCTTTTCGCTGGGCGCGATCGTGGCGCTGGAAATGGCCCTGATCGCGCCTGATCGCGTTGCCGGGATGGTGCTGTTGGCGGGCAATGCGCGCGACGTTCCGGTTTCGGATCATGCATCGCGCCGCGCGATGGCCGCCATTGCCCCTGATCACCTGATCCGCGATACGCTTTGGCTGCGCTACACCGCGCCTGCCCGCCGCCATGATGATGCGCTGCGAACGCTTGTCATGGATATGGCCATGGAGGCGCCGCTCCAGACGCTGGCCCGCCAGACCGAATTGGCCCTGACCCGCAGCGACAAACGGCCCCATCTTGGCACGATGACGATGCCTGCGCTGGTGCTGGGCGGCGCGTGGGATGCCGTCGCTCCGCCTGCCTTGCAGGAGGAACTGGCCAAAGGACTGCCCCGCGCGACATGGCGGATGGCGCCCGAGGCCGGTCATTTCCTCCCGCTCGAGTGTCCCGATTTCTGCGCATCCGCGCTGGCGGAATGGCTGGCCTCGACCTTTGCTTTATCCTAA
- a CDS encoding nuclear transport factor 2 family protein has product MTDAQSPKKSANPAPAAMPAEAGPAKADKVLQVERRDFTQLVPEGRPRVQSMRGFDECYTDIVDYIIRCTHRIWDERDVGLIYTHYTHNCVAYTTLGTMYDRETHIRDTIQRLVEFPDRRGQAIQVIWRGDDVNGFYTSHMTHGLGRHTQFGAWGKPTGRTFCTRTVADCMILENKIYKEWIVRDNMGPLIQIGLDPHVFAQGIAQKKYELGEPVLDVTENRRLLGQYPPESEADLSIAHNDGEREVLGWLHHIYNKRMFGKIHEIYAPNCQWHGPLMRELYGVAAVLQQTMRLVALLPDCSFVPQHICSVESEEGGTKYAVRWLMDGHHLGYGSLGAPTGHHLAVMGVTHFHIRDGRIIDEWVVYDELSMLVQLKLAALHAAA; this is encoded by the coding sequence GTGACTGACGCCCAATCCCCCAAAAAGTCGGCCAATCCGGCCCCCGCCGCCATGCCCGCCGAGGCAGGCCCCGCCAAGGCAGACAAAGTGCTGCAGGTCGAGCGCCGCGATTTCACCCAACTGGTGCCCGAAGGCCGCCCCCGCGTGCAGAGCATGCGCGGCTTTGACGAATGCTACACCGACATCGTCGACTATATCATTCGTTGCACCCATCGCATCTGGGACGAGCGGGATGTCGGGCTGATCTACACCCATTACACCCATAATTGCGTGGCCTATACCACGCTGGGCACAATGTATGACCGTGAAACGCATATTCGCGACACGATCCAGCGGCTGGTCGAATTCCCCGACCGGCGGGGTCAGGCGATTCAGGTGATCTGGCGCGGGGATGACGTCAACGGATTCTACACCAGCCACATGACCCATGGCCTTGGCCGCCATACCCAGTTCGGCGCATGGGGCAAACCGACCGGTCGCACCTTCTGCACACGCACCGTCGCTGACTGCATGATCCTGGAAAACAAGATCTATAAGGAATGGATCGTACGCGACAATATGGGGCCGCTGATCCAGATCGGGCTGGACCCGCATGTCTTTGCGCAAGGCATCGCGCAAAAGAAATACGAACTGGGCGAGCCGGTGCTGGACGTTACCGAAAACCGCCGCCTGCTGGGCCAATATCCGCCCGAAAGCGAGGCCGACCTTTCCATCGCCCATAATGACGGCGAGCGCGAAGTGCTGGGCTGGCTGCACCACATCTATAACAAGCGCATGTTCGGCAAGATCCACGAGATCTATGCCCCCAATTGCCAGTGGCACGGCCCGCTGATGCGCGAACTCTATGGCGTGGCCGCCGTGCTGCAGCAGACGATGCGCCTTGTCGCGCTGCTGCCCGATTGCAGCTTTGTGCCCCAGCACATCTGCTCGGTGGAAAGCGAGGAAGGCGGCACCAAATATGCCGTGCGCTGGCTGATGGACGGGCATCATCTGGGCTATGGCTCACTGGGCGCGCCCACGGGCCACCATCTGGCCGTGATGGGCGTCACGCATTTCCACATTCGCGATGGCAGGATCATCGATGAATGGGTCGTCTATGATGAATTGTCGATGCTGGTGCAATTGAAGCTGGCCGCGTTGCACGCGGCGGCCTGA
- a CDS encoding cupin domain-containing protein, with amino-acid sequence MTQWTSEAMAARLVRYADLVPCRTAFIDTRTPGSTEKENFTIIGPGVSESADQFVHISQPHGFNIGGARQPGGCVNSQHSHDTAEVFVVHSGHWRLLFGPNCEDGSLEVGPGDVASVPTRMFRGFEKTDEGTGFLWVVLGQDEPGKVTWAPAVLEAAADFGLKLAKGGRLIDTSTGEYRLEDIELEEGIALDAAAQLKTPPLEKLLQCVVAKGSAVPNPASALSGEGVAEAGVIVPTATSDGFPAGPISGWWPHGFNLRQLTLQSGAYVPMHTRAEEEVIFIQSGTLEVSWPEGSLIMGAGDTFTTPIGMPRAFRNTASVPCEAVVVRGGEDPARPVFVEG; translated from the coding sequence GTGACCCAATGGACAAGCGAGGCTATGGCTGCCCGTTTGGTGCGATACGCCGATCTCGTGCCATGCCGCACCGCCTTCATCGACACCCGCACGCCCGGATCGACCGAGAAAGAGAATTTCACGATCATCGGCCCCGGCGTTTCGGAAAGCGCGGATCAGTTCGTCCATATTTCCCAGCCGCACGGGTTCAACATCGGCGGCGCGCGGCAGCCGGGCGGCTGCGTCAATTCCCAGCACAGCCATGACACGGCCGAAGTGTTTGTTGTCCATTCGGGTCATTGGCGACTGCTTTTCGGCCCCAATTGCGAGGACGGATCGCTTGAAGTCGGGCCTGGCGATGTTGCTTCTGTTCCGACGCGCATGTTCCGCGGGTTTGAAAAGACCGATGAAGGCACAGGCTTTTTGTGGGTCGTTCTGGGGCAGGATGAGCCGGGCAAGGTGACATGGGCGCCTGCGGTTCTGGAGGCGGCGGCCGATTTTGGTCTCAAGCTGGCCAAGGGCGGGCGGTTGATTGACACCAGCACCGGCGAGTATCGGCTGGAGGATATCGAGCTGGAAGAGGGCATTGCGCTGGACGCGGCTGCGCAGCTCAAGACGCCGCCGCTGGAAAAGCTGCTGCAATGCGTGGTGGCCAAGGGCAGCGCTGTGCCCAATCCGGCGTCCGCGCTGTCGGGCGAGGGCGTGGCTGAAGCCGGCGTCATCGTGCCCACCGCCACCAGCGACGGTTTCCCCGCCGGGCCTATCTCCGGCTGGTGGCCGCATGGGTTCAATCTGCGCCAGTTGACACTGCAGAGCGGGGCCTATGTGCCGATGCATACGCGCGCGGAAGAGGAGGTCATCTTCATCCAGTCCGGCACGCTGGAGGTGAGCTGGCCCGAGGGCAGCTTGATCATGGGCGCAGGCGATACGTTCACCACGCCGATCGGCATGCCGCGCGCGTTCCGCAACACTGCTTCGGTGCCCTGCGAGGCGGTCGTGGTGCGCGGCGGCGAAGATCCCGCGCGGCCGGTGTTTGTCGAGGGTTGA
- a CDS encoding c-type cytochrome, with protein sequence MRIARKTWGIGAAAAVLVAGGLAWWQVALPGPLDFAGGRRVDLSAYRGPSPTGVPPELASADPLTKGKYLTEAADCQACHTVKGGKPFAGGRAFKLPFGTIYTPNITPDRETGIGQWSDAEFLRAVHQGIGRDGTRLYPAFPYASYAMLTDADVLAIRRYLATLAPVHQANRPNTLAFPINQRWLMAIWSAMFNREGVFRPVAERDAQWNRGAYLVEAAGHCGECHTPRTLMQAMNTRRKFAGGAAEGWNAYNITPDTVSGIGQWSAQDLTSYLRQGYAPQRGAASGPMAEVVSLSTGRLTASDLAAMVAYLRSVPPLSSKGLPAMAGPAAPVAASGPSGNTEGKRLFAQACASCHAWSGKGAIVPGQQLTGIRAVNDRTGANVALMVLNGGGDVHRAGTYMPGFRMAYTDAEIAAVANYVTARFGAAPSALTASDVAALRDQ encoded by the coding sequence GTGAGGATCGCGCGCAAAACATGGGGTATCGGCGCAGCGGCGGCGGTTCTTGTCGCCGGTGGCTTGGCATGGTGGCAGGTGGCCTTGCCCGGGCCGCTCGATTTTGCCGGAGGGCGCCGGGTTGACCTCTCCGCCTATCGCGGCCCATCGCCCACCGGGGTCCCGCCCGAACTGGCATCGGCCGATCCGCTGACAAAGGGCAAATACCTGACCGAGGCGGCCGATTGTCAGGCCTGCCACACCGTCAAGGGCGGCAAGCCCTTTGCCGGAGGGCGCGCCTTCAAGCTGCCTTTCGGTACGATCTATACCCCCAACATCACGCCGGACCGCGAAACCGGGATCGGACAATGGAGCGATGCCGAATTCCTGCGCGCCGTGCATCAAGGCATCGGGCGGGACGGCACGCGGCTCTATCCGGCCTTTCCCTATGCTTCCTATGCGATGCTGACCGATGCCGATGTGCTGGCCATCCGCCGCTATCTTGCCACTCTGGCGCCGGTGCATCAGGCCAATCGGCCCAACACACTGGCCTTTCCCATCAACCAGCGCTGGTTGATGGCGATATGGAGCGCGATGTTCAACCGCGAGGGCGTTTTCCGCCCGGTGGCCGAGCGCGACGCGCAATGGAATCGCGGCGCCTATCTGGTGGAGGCGGCGGGCCATTGCGGCGAATGCCATACGCCGCGCACGCTGATGCAGGCGATGAACACGCGGCGCAAGTTTGCAGGCGGCGCGGCCGAAGGCTGGAACGCCTATAACATCACCCCCGACACGGTGAGCGGCATCGGGCAATGGTCGGCCCAAGACCTGACCAGCTATCTGAGGCAGGGCTATGCGCCGCAGCGGGGCGCTGCCTCCGGCCCGATGGCCGAAGTGGTTTCCTTGAGCACGGGTCGGCTGACGGCTTCCGATCTGGCGGCGATGGTGGCCTATCTGCGCAGCGTGCCGCCTCTGTCCAGCAAGGGCCTGCCCGCGATGGCGGGGCCCGCCGCGCCGGTCGCGGCGTCCGGCCCTTCGGGCAATACCGAGGGCAAACGCCTGTTCGCGCAGGCATGCGCCAGTTGCCATGCGTGGAGCGGAAAAGGCGCCATCGTGCCGGGCCAGCAGTTGACCGGCATCCGCGCCGTCAATGACCGCACGGGGGCCAATGTGGCGCTGATGGTGCTGAACGGCGGCGGGGATGTGCATCGCGCCGGGACCTATATGCCGGGCTTTCGCATGGCTTATACCGATGCGGAAATTGCCGCTGTCGCCAATTATGTCACCGCCCGATTCGGGGCTGCACCTTCGGCTTTGACGGCTTCGGATGTGGCGGCTCTGCGCGATCAGTGA